From one Amycolatopsis sp. FDAARGOS 1241 genomic stretch:
- a CDS encoding PhoX family phosphatase, with the protein MSLERGRLLPLFTTHPGGRSRLTCEYRCGNACSQEAPNPSGNEYFGDVAKSVSRRGVFKAGAVMAAAAGGFAALSGTATAAPAKDDGHGGGHQRPVPGTDFDAVPPNKHDRVSIPEGYDQHVVIRWGEAVVPGAPKFDFHKQTTAAQAKQFGYNNDFVGLIPQDSLGLRNLLVVNHEYTTEVHLFPAEQYDPANPTEEQVKIAWAAHGLSVVQTARDPIGGALRTVASPLNRRITLDTILEVCGPAAGSKYLKTSADPSGTRVRGTQNNCSGGVTPWGTVLSGEENFHQYFANADKLTDPEQAARLRRYVIGTGESTRKWERFDKRWDVAEEPNEPNRFGWVVEIDPDDPHSTPIKHTALGRFKHEAANVKITADGRVAVYSGDDERFEYIYKFVSKGKYKKGNSAQARRHNSALLDDGTLYVAKFTGDSPAAEIGGTGKLPADGEFDGAGEWLPLASGNKSFVEGFTAEEVYVFTRQAADKAGATKMDRPEDIEPNPVNGRIYAALNNKTDRGAAGKAGVDEANPRVGNKNGHVLEWEEARGDAASTRFSWRLLLVCGDPATADTYFGGFPKNQVSPISCPDNVAFDPHGNLWLSTDGNTLGANDGLFSVPVSGPERGHVKQFLSAPVGAETCGPVVTDHRVLVAVQHPGENAASSASPSSHWPDGGTTQPRPSIVSVWRKGRFGLAGRIGVR; encoded by the coding sequence GTGTCCCTGGAGCGCGGGCGACTGCTGCCCCTGTTCACCACCCACCCCGGCGGCCGATCTCGCCTCACGTGCGAGTACCGCTGCGGCAACGCGTGTTCACAGGAAGCCCCGAACCCCTCGGGCAACGAGTACTTCGGCGACGTCGCCAAGAGCGTCTCGCGCCGCGGTGTGTTCAAGGCCGGCGCGGTGATGGCCGCGGCCGCGGGCGGGTTCGCCGCGCTGTCGGGCACCGCCACCGCGGCGCCCGCGAAGGACGACGGCCACGGCGGCGGGCACCAGCGGCCGGTTCCCGGCACGGACTTCGACGCGGTGCCGCCGAACAAGCACGACCGCGTCAGCATCCCCGAAGGCTACGACCAGCACGTGGTGATCCGCTGGGGCGAGGCCGTGGTGCCGGGCGCGCCGAAGTTCGACTTCCACAAGCAGACGACGGCCGCGCAGGCCAAGCAGTTCGGCTACAACAACGACTTCGTCGGCCTGATCCCGCAGGACTCCCTCGGGCTGCGCAACTTGCTCGTCGTCAACCACGAGTACACGACCGAGGTCCACCTGTTCCCGGCCGAGCAGTACGACCCCGCGAACCCGACCGAGGAGCAGGTGAAGATCGCGTGGGCGGCCCACGGTCTGTCCGTGGTCCAGACCGCGCGCGACCCGATCGGCGGCGCACTGCGCACGGTGGCGAGTCCGCTCAACCGCCGCATCACGCTCGACACGATCTTGGAGGTGTGCGGGCCGGCGGCCGGCTCGAAGTACCTCAAGACGTCGGCCGACCCTTCGGGCACACGCGTGCGTGGCACGCAGAACAACTGCTCCGGCGGGGTCACGCCGTGGGGCACCGTGCTCTCGGGTGAGGAGAACTTCCACCAGTACTTCGCCAACGCCGACAAGTTGACGGACCCGGAGCAGGCCGCGCGGCTCAGGCGCTACGTGATCGGCACCGGCGAGAGCACGCGCAAGTGGGAGCGCTTCGACAAGCGCTGGGACGTCGCCGAGGAGCCCAACGAGCCCAACCGGTTCGGCTGGGTCGTGGAGATCGACCCGGACGACCCGCACTCCACGCCGATCAAGCACACCGCACTCGGCCGCTTCAAGCACGAGGCCGCGAACGTGAAGATCACCGCCGACGGCCGCGTCGCCGTGTACTCCGGCGACGACGAGCGGTTCGAGTACATCTACAAGTTCGTGTCGAAGGGCAAGTACAAGAAGGGCAACTCCGCCCAGGCTCGGCGCCACAACTCGGCGCTGCTCGACGACGGCACGCTGTACGTCGCGAAGTTCACCGGCGACAGCCCGGCCGCGGAGATCGGCGGCACCGGCAAGCTCCCGGCCGACGGCGAGTTCGACGGCGCCGGCGAGTGGCTCCCGTTGGCGAGCGGGAACAAGTCCTTTGTGGAGGGTTTCACCGCTGAGGAGGTGTACGTCTTCACGCGCCAGGCGGCCGACAAGGCGGGCGCCACCAAGATGGACCGGCCCGAGGACATCGAGCCCAACCCCGTCAACGGCCGGATCTACGCCGCGCTCAACAACAAAACCGACCGCGGCGCGGCGGGCAAGGCGGGCGTCGACGAAGCGAACCCGCGCGTGGGCAACAAAAACGGCCACGTGCTCGAGTGGGAAGAGGCTCGTGGCGACGCGGCGTCGACCCGGTTTTCCTGGCGGCTGCTGCTCGTCTGCGGTGACCCGGCCACGGCCGACACCTACTTCGGCGGTTTCCCGAAGAACCAGGTCAGCCCGATCTCGTGCCCGGACAACGTCGCGTTCGACCCGCACGGCAACCTGTGGCTCTCCACCGACGGCAACACGCTCGGCGCGAACGACGGCCTGTTCTCCGTGCCCGTCTCGGGCCCGGAACGCGGGCACGTGAAGCAGTTCCTGTCCGCGCCGGTGGGCGCGGAGACGTGCGGGCCGGTCGTCACCGACCACCGCGTGCTCGTCGCCGTGCAGCACCCGGGTGAGAACGCCGCGAGTTCCGCCAGTCCGTCGTCGCACTGGCCCGACGGTGGCACCACGCAGCCGCGGCCGTCGATCGTTTCGGTGTGGCGCAAGGGCCGCTTCGGTCTCGCCGGCCGCATCGGCGTGCGGTAA
- a CDS encoding MFS transporter, translating into MSAEHHSSLLDAVKGQPKQVWITAFAAVIAFMGIGLVDPILLSIAKGLNASPSQVTLLFTSYLGVQVIAMLFTGSMSARFGAKRTVLVGLTLIVAATALCAAAGSIEQLVGLRALWGLGNAFFIATALSVIVGAATGGQSGAILLYEAALGVGLSVGPLLGALLGTISWRGPFLGTAVLMAGALVLCTVFLKSDSHEKRTPIKLLDPIRALKHPGLLRTSVASALYTAAFFAVLAWSPFVLGWNAIAVGLIFCGWGLCVAVAGVVFAPKLAARFGERHAAALAVVGYTVLMLVLAVPSKTVVVIGIVLSGLVSGLLNTLFTGTAMSISGAPRPVASAGYNFCRWLGGAVAATLVGHVADWLGWEQGPFVIAAVLCLVAAVLLSLREKKADARELPKEAALVGEEEL; encoded by the coding sequence ATGAGCGCTGAGCACCACTCGAGCCTGCTGGACGCGGTCAAGGGCCAGCCCAAGCAGGTGTGGATCACGGCGTTCGCCGCGGTCATCGCGTTCATGGGCATCGGTTTGGTCGACCCGATCCTGCTGTCGATCGCCAAGGGCCTGAACGCGTCCCCGTCGCAGGTCACGCTGCTGTTCACGTCGTACCTCGGCGTGCAGGTGATCGCGATGCTGTTCACCGGCTCGATGTCCGCGCGCTTCGGCGCCAAGCGCACCGTGCTGGTCGGGCTGACGTTGATCGTCGCCGCGACCGCGCTGTGCGCGGCGGCCGGTTCGATCGAGCAACTCGTGGGCCTGCGGGCGCTGTGGGGGCTGGGCAACGCGTTTTTCATCGCCACCGCGCTGTCGGTGATCGTCGGCGCCGCCACGGGCGGGCAGTCCGGGGCGATCCTGTTGTACGAAGCCGCGCTGGGTGTCGGCCTGTCCGTGGGCCCGCTGCTGGGTGCGCTGCTCGGCACGATCTCGTGGCGCGGCCCGTTCCTGGGCACGGCCGTGCTGATGGCCGGCGCGCTGGTCCTGTGCACGGTGTTCCTGAAGAGCGATTCCCACGAGAAACGCACGCCGATCAAGCTGCTCGACCCGATCCGCGCGCTCAAGCACCCGGGCCTGCTGCGCACTTCGGTCGCTTCGGCGCTGTACACGGCCGCGTTCTTCGCGGTGCTGGCGTGGTCGCCGTTCGTGCTGGGCTGGAACGCGATCGCGGTCGGCCTGATCTTCTGCGGCTGGGGTCTGTGCGTCGCGGTCGCCGGGGTGGTGTTCGCGCCGAAGCTCGCCGCGCGGTTCGGCGAACGGCACGCGGCGGCGCTCGCCGTGGTCGGCTACACCGTGCTGATGTTGGTGCTGGCCGTGCCCAGCAAGACTGTCGTGGTCATCGGGATCGTGCTCTCCGGGCTCGTGTCGGGTCTGCTGAACACGCTGTTCACCGGCACCGCGATGTCGATCAGCGGTGCGCCGCGGCCGGTGGCGAGCGCGGGCTACAACTTCTGCCGGTGGCTGGGCGGTGCGGTGGCCGCGACGCTCGTCGGCCACGTCGCCGACTGGCTCGGCTGGGAGCAGGGCCCGTTCGTGATCGCGGCCGTGCTGTGCCTCGTCGCCGCGGTGCTGCTGTCGCTGCGCGAGAAGAAGGCCGACGCGCGTGAGCTGCCGAAGGAAGCCGCACTGGTGGGTGAGGAAGAGCTCTGA